From a single Osmerus eperlanus chromosome 8, fOsmEpe2.1, whole genome shotgun sequence genomic region:
- the rnf217 gene encoding probable E3 ubiquitin-protein ligase RNF217 yields MEDDQMSEDNYPCSMLGLVGSYEDETVYNVYKELPYKVESRGTDFAQDARDSKVQTAGGHLDMHMQRIEKRTSKENEDTDNFRRQSAVHILKRNFGTSRSFSTLNNNNNTADDQKDSDDNIVDIVIKRMESLDLEKSNWGEPEDITEQIADQTKGLTSSDLDQVDVTDSDECRSNRTDDESFQLKEHVYCTVYCIANDNYRKPPDNRESTEHQHIEKITPSTSDVTPSDLSVGLRRHSDADTGLRPTNIPEPYTLSNLIDSRSLSNFYNRDYSVSVLMTCRICLDDKHIKPLHCCKKAVCEECLKRYISSQVRVGRADIICPITECSGFLEESVVVSHLANEEVAKYHYFLELGRLDASTKPCPQCSLFTSLKTRSLQTPSRAEHKYKVQCSKCHFVWCFKCHAPWHQGLKCRDYRRGDKLLRTWASVVEHGQRNAQKCPRCKIHIQRTEGCDHMTCTQCNTNFCYRCGEKYRHLRFFGDHTSNLSVFGCKYRYLPEKPHLRRLVRGSVCVSKVVVAPVVIVLMVVIGALSLVIGLVAFPIYYICKRRRKRTHGTGRWI; encoded by the exons ATGGAAGATGACCAGATGTCGGAGGACAATTACCCGTGTAGCATGCTCGGTTTGGTCGGGAGCTATGAGGACGAGACGGTCTACAATGTCTACAAAGAGTTGCCCTACAAAGTTGAGTCAAGGGGCACAGATTTTGCACAAGATGCCCGGGACAGTAAGGTTCAGACAGCGGGCGGTCACTTGGACATGCACATGCAGAGAATTGAGAAGAGAACGAGCAAAGAAAACGAAGATACGGACAATTTTCGGAGACAGAGCGCGGTGCATATTTTGAAGAGGAATTTCGGGACGTCGCGATCGTTTTCCAccctcaacaacaacaacaatacagCGGATGACCAAAAAGACTCGGATGATAACATTGTTGACATAGTCATTAAACGTATGGAAAGTCTGGACCTGGAGAAGTCCAATTGGGGAGAACCGGAGGATATAACTGAGCAAATCGCGGATCAAACGAAGGGATTAACGTCATCCGATTTGGATCAAGTTGATGTAACAGATTCTGACGAATGTAGAAGTAACCGGACTGACGACGAGTCATTTCAGTTAAAGGAGCATGTTTATTGTACGGTGTACTGCATCGCCAATGACAACTATCGGAAGCCTCCAGATAACCGTGAAAGCACAGAACATCAACATATTGAGAAGATAACGCCGTCTACATCGGATGTAACACCATCAGATTTATCTGTGGGTTTGCGGAGGCACAGCGATGCTGATACGGGCCTCCGCCCCACTAACATCCCAGAACCCTACACATTATCGAACTTGATCGATTCTAGATCTCTGAGCAACTTTTACAACAGAGATTACAGTGTATCGGTTCTTATGACGTGTCGAATCTGTTTGGACGACAAGCATATAAAGCCGCTACATTGTTGCAAAAAGGCTGTCTGTGAGGAATGCCTAAAAAGATACATCAGTTCTCAG GTGCGAGTGGGCAGGGCTGACATCATCTGTCCAATCACAGAATGCAGTGGTTTCCTGGAGGAGAGTGTAGTGGTGTCTCATCTGGCCAATGAGGAGGTAGCAAAGTACCACTACTTCCTGGAGTTAGGCCGATTAGACGCCAGCACGAAGCCTTGCCCCCAGTGCAGCCTCTTCACCTCCCTGAAGACCCGCTCCCTTCAGACacccagcagagcagagcacaagTACAAG GTCCAGTGCAGTAAGTGTCATTTTGTGTGGTGTTTTAAGTGCCACGCCCCCTGGCACCAGGGTCTGAAGTGTCGTGACTACCGGAGGGGGGACAAGCTGCTGCGGACCTGGGCCAGTGTTGTCGAGCACGGCCAGAGGAATGCCCAGAAGTGCCCCCGCTGCAAG ATCCACATACAACGCACAGAGGGCTGCGATCACATGACCTGCACGCAGTGCAACACCAACTTCTGCTACCGCTGTGGGGAGAAGTACCGCCACCTGCGCTTCTTCGGAGACCACACCTCCAACCTCAGCGTGTTTGGCTGCAAGTACCGCTACCTGCCTGAGAAGCCCCACCTCCGACGCCTGGTTAGAGGCTCTGTGTGTG